The Papilio machaon chromosome 3, ilPapMach1.1, whole genome shotgun sequence genome window below encodes:
- the LOC123723548 gene encoding uncharacterized protein LOC123723548, whose amino-acid sequence MHIQKRAYCSCRIFSLITRSHNLVSTVFLNMPVSTRTLVKIAGWGGLVLSVTGFYLDGKLVDRFRNYDYYKEAIREIRNHRGAVHYLGEPIKDGISKVADIKYTNNEPVSAEYCIPIRGPKGKGDYYFRIVKEGKNWVLAKAELELKSKPDERLVILKES is encoded by the coding sequence ATGCACATACAGAAGAGGGCGTACTGCAGTTGCCgcatattttctttgattacAAGATCTCATAACTTAGTGAGTACTGTTTTTCTTAATATGCCAGTTTCTACGAGGACATTAGTGAAAATCGCTGGTTGGGGTGGCCTAGTGCTTAGTGTAACGGGGTTTTATCTCGACGGTAAACTTGTAGATAGGTTTAGAAACTATGACTATTACAAGGAGGCTATAAGGGAAATAAGAAATCATCGCGGCGCTGTACATTACCTCGGAGAGCCGATTAAAGATGGAATATCTAAAGTAGCCGATATAAAATACACTAATAATGAGCCAGTATCAGCCGAATATTGTATACCAATTCGTGGACCTAAAGGCAAAGGCGATTACTATTTTAGGATTGTAAAAGAAGGCAAAAATTGGGTTCTAGCAAAAGCAGAATTAGAATTAAAGTCAAAACCAGATGAACgactagtaatattaaaagagtcatga
- the LOC106712304 gene encoding 60S ribosomal protein L8, translating into MGRVIRAQRKGAGSVFVSHTKKRKGAPKLRSLDYAERHGYIKGVVKDIIHDPGRGAPLAVVHFRDPYKFKTRKELFIAPEGLYTGQFLYCGKKATLEVGNVMPVGSMPEGTIVCNLEEKMGDRGRLARASGNFATVIGHNPDAKRTRVKLPSGAKKVLPSSNRGMVGIVAGGGRIDKPILKAGRAYHKYKVKRNCWPYVRGVSMNPVEHPHGGGNHQHIGKASTVKRGTSAGRKVGLIAARRTGRIRGGKTDTKKET; encoded by the exons ATGGGTCGTGTGATTCGTGCTCAACGTAAAGGTGCCGGTTCTGTCTTCGTATCACATACGAAGAAAAGGAAAGGAGCTCCCAAACTCCGCTCCCTAGATTATGCCGAACGTCATGGTTATATCAAAGGTGTCGTTAAG GATATCATCCATGATCCCGGAAGAGGTGCACCTCTGGCTGTCGTTCATTTTAGAGACCCTTACAAGTTCAAGACTCGTAAAGAACTTTTTATCGCGCCAGAAGGTCTCTATACCGGCCAATTTCTGTACTGCGGAAAAAAAGCAACCCTGGAAGTTG GAAATGTAATGCCCGTTGGATCCATGCCTGAGGGTACAATTGTTTGCAACCTGGAAGAGAAGATGGGTGACCGAGGTCGGCTCGCTCGTGCTTCAGGAAACTTTGCCACCGTTATTGGCCACAACCCTGATGCCAAACGTACCAGAGTTAAGCTTCCATCTGGTGCAAAGAAAGTCCTACCCTCAAGCAATAGGGGCATGGTTG GTATTGTTGCTGGAGGTGGACGTATTGACAAACCTATCCTGAAGGCAGGTCGTGCATACCACAAATATAAGGTTAAGCGTAACTGCTGGCCATATGTACGAGGTGTGAGCATGAACCCTGTGGAGCATCCTCACGGTGGTGGTAACCACCAACATATTG GTAAGGCTTCCACAGTGAAGAGAGGAACATCAGCTGGTCGCAAGGTTGGTCTGATCGCTGCGCGCAGGACCGGAAGAATCCGTGGTGGAAAGACCGACACAAAGAAGGAGACATAG
- the LOC106712393 gene encoding cryptochrome-1, with translation MTKAMSAAGETLLAASTRAHGQAAPATRAPLPPRTASKHTVHWFRKGLRLHDNPALREGLVDAITFRCVFIIDPWFASCSNVGINKWRFLLECLEDLDNSLRKLNSRLFVVRGQPADALPKLFREWGTTELTFEEDPEPYGRVRDHNIMMKCRDVGINVVSRVSHTLYKLDKIIELNGGKAPLTYHQFQALIASMPPPPAAEATISPHTLNGATTPITEDHDERFGVPTLEELGFETENLKPPVWIGGESEALTRLERHLERKAWVATFGRPKMTPQSLLASPTGLSPYLRFGCLSTRLFYYQLTDLYKRVKRVRPPLSLHGQILWREFFYCAATRNPNFDRMEGNPICVQIPWEKNQDALAKWASGQTGFPWIDSIMIQLREEGWIHHLARHAVACFLTRGDLWISWEEGMKVFDELLLDADWSVNAGMWMWLSCSSFFQQFFHCYCPVRFGRKTDPNGDFIRKYIPALKNMPTRYIHEPWEAPEAVQRSARCVVGRDYPLPMVDHAKVSQLNIERIKQVYALLAKYKPQNLLNPQVVVRPNVMQSSPSPTSIITSINQSNYLCSQTPESQSTSPAHTQQANDVFLRPNNTLREAKQPMKQVVIVQQAQNSNVSPETTDRSRIQDKFINGQLEISCDMDQSKQKNYGLKNLVIHNNDPQCNQDVYIQQPHNNIDGLSQAGQLNSFTDKTKYYLPSYNKSEILVQNTHHRNMNSSDQYISNALDNESKNNVNNENSLMSTDTVIYPDPKNPPEK, from the exons ATGACTAAAG CGATGTCAGCAGCGGGTGAGACTCTACTAGCGGCGAGCACGCGAGCGCATGGGCAGGCCGCGCCTGCAACACGCGCGCCGCTGCCGCCGCGCACTGCCAGCAAACACACTGTGCACTGGTTTCGCAAAGGCCTGCGCCTGCACGACAACCCCGCTCTGCGGGAGGGACTCGTCGATGCTATCACATTCAGATGCGTCTTTATCATAGACCCATGGTTCGCCAGCTGTTCTAATGTCGGAATCAATAAATGGAG ATTTCTTCTTGAATGTCTGGAGGACTTAGACAATAGTTTGCGGAAGTTAAATTCCCGCTTATTCGTGGTTCGCGGCCAACCTGCCGATGCTTTGCCAAAATTGTTTCGCGAGTGGGGCACGACGGAGCTCACTTTCGAAGAGGACCCCGAACCTTACGGCAGAGTACGAGACCACAATATCATGATGAAATGCCGAGATGTCGGAATCAACGTGGTTTCGAGAGTATCTCACACCCTCTATAAGTTGGACAA GATAATAGAGCTCAATGGTGGCAAAGCGCCGCTGACGTATCACCAGTTCCAAGCTTTAATCGCGAGCatgccgccgccgccggccGCTGAGGCCACGATCAGCCCGCACACACTCAATGGCGCCACCACGCCCATCACTGAAGATCACGACGAACGCTTCGGGGTACCAACACTTGAAGAATTAG GATTTGAAACAGAAAACCTAAAACCGCCTGTGTGGATTGGGGGCGAAAGTGAAGCTTTAACACGACTAGAAAGACATTTGGAGCGGAAAGCCTGGGTGGCAACTTTCGGAAGACCCAAAATGACGCCACAATCCCTATTGGCGAGTCCTACGGGATTGTCCCCGTATTTAAG gttTGGTTGCTTATCGACTAGACTGTTCTACTACCAACTGACAGATCTGTACAAACGCGTGAAGCGCGTGCGTCCGCCACTGTCGCTGCACGGACAGATACTGTGGCGGGAGTTCTTCTACTGCGCCGCCACTCGCAACCCCAACTTCGACCGCATGGAGGGCAACCCCATCTGTGTGCAGATCCCCTGGGAAAAGAATCAGGACGCCCTCGCCAAATGGGCCAGT GGTCAGACAGGATTTCCCTGGATCGACTCTATTATGATCCAGCTGCGCGAGGAGGGATGGATCCACCACCTGGCGCGGCACGCCGTCGCCTGCTTCCTGACTCGCGGCGATCTCTGGATATCCTGGGAGGAAGGCATGAAG GTGTTCGACGAGTTGCTGCTAGACGCGGACTGGTCGGTGAACGCGGGCATGTGGATGTGGCTCTCGTGCTCCTCCTTTTTTCAACAATTCTTCCACTGCTATTGTCCAGTAAGATTCGGTCGAAAGACGGATCCTAATGGTGACTTTATTAg GAAATACATTCCGGCGCTAAAAAATATGCCGACGCGGTACATCCACGAGCCGTGGGAGGCGCCCGAGGCGGTGCAGAGGTCGGCGCGCTGCGTGGTGGGGCGCGACTACCCCCTGCCCATGGTCGACCACGCCAAGGTCTCCCAGCTCAACATCGAGCGCATCAAGCAGGTCTACGCGCTGCTCGCCAAATACAAGCCGCAGA atttattaaatCCTCAAGTCGTGGTGCGGCCTAATGTGATGCAATCGTCACCGAGTCCCACATCAATAATCACAAGCATAAATCAATCAAACTACCTCTGCAGTCAGACTCCAGAGTCGCAATCGACTTCACCCGCGCATACGCAGCAGGCCAACGATGTATTCCTCCGACCCAACAACACGCTGCGTGAGGCTAAACAACCTATGAAACAAGTTGTCATCGTACAACAAGCACAAAACTCAAATGTTTCTCCCGAAACGACGGATCGTTCTCGAATACAGGACAAATTTATAAACGGCCAGTTAGAAATATCATGCGATATGGACcaaagcaaacaaaaaaattatggcCTCAAGAACTTGGTGATCCACAATAACGATCCTCAATGCAACCAAGATGTTTATATTCAACAACCACATAACAATATTGATGGTTTATCGCAAGCCGGACAATTGAACAGTTTCACTGATAAGACTAAATATTATCTACCTTCTTACAATAAAAGTGAAATTCTAGTACAAAATACGCACCATAGGAACATGAATTCCTCCGATCAGTACATATCTAATGCACTTGATAAtgaatctaaaaataatgttaacaatGAAAACTCGTTGATGTCCACAGATACTGTAATATATCCTGATCCAAAAAATCCAccggaaaaataa
- the LOC106712394 gene encoding U7 snRNA-associated Sm-like protein LSm10: MNIQGMNPRFIGTPREKFSFFNTLLCLVKSLQGQCVTVDLRNDSYVCGLLLTVDGFMNLSFSTAVYCDPQGNEFFFENIFVQCRNIRYVHIPEHVSIINNIKNEVAKEVRNKPTGRAMDKSRKAKKAYNQHMQTVASLHRH, from the exons ATGAATATACAAGGAATGAATCCCAGATTTATTGGAACACCAAGAGAAAAGTTCTCATTTTTCAACACTTTATTATGCTTAGTAAAATCTTTGCAAGGCCAATGTGTAACTGTTGATCTTCGCAATGACTCTTATGTATGTGGACTTCTTCTTACAGTGGATGG atttaTGAACTTGTCATTTTCAACCGCTGTATATTGTGATCCACAAGGAAATGAATTTTTCTTTGagaatatttttgttcaatGTCGCAACATTAGATATGTGCACATACCGGAACAT gtatcaataataaataatattaagaatgaGGTAGCAAAAGAAGTTAGGAATAAACCCACCGGGAGAGCAATGGATAAGTCAAGGAAAGCTAAGAAGGCATATAACCAACATATGCAGACAGTGGCATCACTTCATAGACATTGA
- the LOC106712229 gene encoding golgin subfamily A member 4, with product MFKKLKDKLAEEVKSSPQRIQQFAQAAQAAVTSASSSISDITNNDLFSIGDNDVSHKSPTSAAQQQRFHEISLAQQKISQTGLETPDISFHDEENSRQRRLSNSSFASDISFRLPTYESPSMYHIQSDMDVSASEAEEKGFSGGMVNLDRVTKEQLYSAYRRTRDRFTKYKTQYADLARHYKLLERENAKARNVLVETQDKALRRISELREQCTLEQSAKAHLEKALREDIEEKNMKIDSLNMKLKILQGNNESDNFNITQEDSNDNESSAQLIDLGLNQEHGITNPEPLQSEITALNNKVEKMEKLLNKYKESLKISKEKNAQMTAELLILSTDLENKNEENEVLKSSNLELTEAKNKIEELKNSIEEIQNNNTAFEFSKNKEISVLKLDLEQAHDEITKLKGNIEGLKKREEEYAISLAENKLRIHKELESKEAEIKSLKDSLSLSQNEVQSLNIVLSDYKKNLSLLEEERSKLNNNLNELNTARLKIKELEQQLDEVNKNCQVIEHSKVKLDEEYKCLELQLKQETAEKLAMIDRNVYLENRNTQISEECSKKSQQIHKLEVELKTFTNNKDSQLDCSLENTKLLEEVDKWKSKYNLLESEIQEEREELVKLQTEIEKLLCNHESVQTDNIRLHAELSELKSKNKFLIEQNTQIKLLSTLLFNKVTNLKQDIFIFKEEMKLTSEELIRDIKESVKEKLHTLLSNVLKEAEGNIALKSNISKLQKELQMVTNLCESTKSELQLKIKLCDELETKLHKTKTEYDNLKETICNKVEEQTTSKEEMMILKKENQSLQREIELKTDIEEKVERLKEENLILEDKVRILEEQIVLNKKEKEEYMSKLKHSEEQQTTTQLADQRSKELIEEYENEKIDLEKKNKNLLEIKEQLEDSQDKLKLDIESLSQKVSESEFHVTKLKSEIEKLHKEINRLENYNTEQESKFQTLLEKLKEKDAENSKIGGEQDVLHEKITSIQNAKVTVETENRVLQDEIHKLKLDNSSLINDNNELNSKLKEIIAQNTALDSENKSNLKELNVIKDSNTYLQEKVNIIKKQHEDDIQSLEILRNENSDLKRKLDENNANFHELQKNFKNLESENMVLKNQCATISNNVKELEIEMLQVRNSHIEIEKEKDHLNTVIKNLETHEKSLDVLNDVHTQTSQAHDFKDKSVQTNVETISNTFDTTNLTSSSIQSDYAVLKEENRRLRSDIEGLQTYLTKISKENSDLNDKLREVITSNDNFTERSEISQYDIEALKNEIQSGRHKIDNLTRENTLLAEENLELKDQIHFQSLNNSDPINDQINDDKNLHDITKKYNNLLERKNALEQRVKDLENVNFSANANLQEVQENNDKLRLSNDKLGRRLDEALVSLRHLHSLQENTELEYLRNILYEYMTGSGTHSLTLAKVLSAVVKFSDSQTELVMQKERERQGILRQLGIV from the exons atgtttaaaaagttaaaggaTAAGTTAGCAGAAGAGGTGAAATCTTCACCTCAGAGAATTCAACAATTTGCTCAGGCAGCGCAG GCTGCTGTAACATCAGCATCCAGCAGCATTTCggatattacaaataatgatttattttctattggaGATAATG atgTTAGTCATAAAAGTCCTACATCAGCTGCACAACAACAAAGATTCCATGAAATATCTCTGGCCCAGCAGAAAATTTCGCAAACAGGTTTAGAGACACCAGATATATCATTCCATGATGAG gaaaactCAAGACAGAGGCGTTTGTCTAACAGTTCATTTGCAAGTGATATATCCTTCAGACTACCAACATATGAGAGTCCATCTATGTATCATATTCAG tCTGATATGGATGTGTCTGCCAGTGAAGCAGAAGAGAAAGGTTTCAGCGGAGGTATGGTGAACCTGGACAGAGTAACAAAGGAGCAATTGTACTCTGCATACAGAAGAACACGAGATAGATTCACCAAGTATAAAACACAGTACGCAGATCTAGCGAGACATTACAAACTACTGGAAAGAGAAAATGCAAAAGCGAGG aaTGTGCTAGTTGAAACTCAAGACAAGGCTTTAAGAAGAATTTCAGAACTAAGAGAGCAGTGTACTTTAGAACAAAGTGCAaag GCACATCTTGAAAAAGCTCTTCGTGAGGACATTGaagagaaaaatatgaaaatagattcattaaatatgaaactaaAGATTTTGCAAGGAAACAATGAaagtgataattttaatattacacagGAAGATTCAAATGATAATGAAAGTAGCGCACAGTTAATTGATTTAGGCCTTAATCAAGAACACGGAATAACAAATCCAGAGCCTTTACAATCTGAAATAACAGCTTTGAATAACAAAGTTGAAAAAATGGAAAAGTTGTTGAACAAATATAAAGAATCTCTCAAAATAAGTAAAGAAAAGAATGCGCAGATGACTGCAGAACTACTAATTTTGTCAActgatttagaaaataaaaatgaggaAAATGAAGTTTTGAAATCAAGTAATTTAGAATTAACagaagcaaaaaataaaatagaagaattaaaaaatagtatcgAAGAGatccaaaataataatacagccTTTGAATTctcaaaaaataaagaaatttcagTACTCAAATTAGACCTTGAACAAGCCCATGATGAAATAACGAAATTAAAAGGTAACATTGAAGGCTTAAAGAAGAGAGAAGAAGAATATGCAATTTCATTAGCAGAAAACAAATTGCGTATTCACAAAGAGCTTGAGTCAAAAGAAgcagaaataaaatctttaaaagataGTTTATCCTTATCTCAAAATGAAGTCCAATCACTTAACATTGTTCTTAGTGACTACAAAAAGAATCTATCTTTGTTAGAAGAAGAgcgttcaaaattaaataataatttgaatgaaCTCAATACAgctagattaaaaataaaggaacTAGAACAACAACTAGATgaagttaacaaaaattgTCAGGTTATCGAACACTCAAAAGTAAAATTAGATGAAGAATATAAATGCTTGGAATTACAATTGAAACAAGAAACAGCTGAGAAGTTAGCAATGATAGATCGTAATGTCTATTTGGAAAATAGGAACACACAAATATCAGAAGAGTGTTCGAAAAAGAGCCAACAAATTCATAAATTGGAAGTTGAGCTTAAGACATTCACAAACAATAAAGATTCTCAATTGGATTGTTCATtagaaaacacaaaattacTTGAAGAAGTGGATAAATGGAAGTCAAAGTATAATCTGTTAGAATCTGAGATCCAAGAAGAAAGAGAAGAATTAGTCAAACTACAGACAGAAATCGAGAAGCTTTTATGTAATCATGAATCTGTACAAACTGACAATATTAGATTACACGCTGAATTATCAGAAttgaaatctaaaaataaatttttgatagaacaaaatacacaaattaaattattatcaacattattatttaataaggtGACAAATTTGAagcaagatatttttatttttaaggagGAAATGAAGTTAACTTCAGAAGAATTGATTCGCGATATTAAAGAAtctgtaaaagaaaaactacatACACTTTTGAGCAATGTATTAAAAGAAGCTGAAGGAAATATTGCtcttaaatcaaatatttccaAATTGCAAAAAGAATTACAAATGGTAACAAATTTATGCGAAAGTACCAAATCTgagttacaattaaaaattaaactgtgCGATGAACTCGAAACAAAACTACATAAAACAAAGACAGAATATGATAATTTGAAAGAAACTATATGTAACAAAGTCGAGGAACAAACGACTTCAAAAGAAGAAATGATGATTTTAAAGAAGGAAAACCAAAGCCTACAAAGGGAAATTGAATTAAAGACAGATATAGAAGAAAAAGTTGAAAGACTGAAAgaggaaaatttaatattagaagatAAAGTTCGAATTCTCGAagaacaaattgttttaaataagaaagaaaaagaagaatacATGTCCAAACTGAAACATTCCGAAGAACAACAAACCACTACACAACTTGCAGATCAGAGGTCAAAGGAATTGATTGAAgaatatgaaaatgaaaaaatagatttggaaaagaagaataaaaatttacttgaaataaagGAACAATTGGAGGATTCACAAGATAAACTCAAATTGGATATAGAAAGTTTATCACAGAAAGTCAGTGAAAGTGAATTTCAtgtcacaaaattaaaatcagaaatagaaaaattgcacaaagaaataaatcgtttagaaaattataataccgaACAAGAATCGAAATTTCAAACTTTACTTgaaaaattgaaagaaaaagatGCAGAGAATAGTAAAATAGGAGGTGAACAAGATGttttacatgaaaaaataacaagcatTCAAAATGCCAAAGTTACAGTTGAAACTGAGAACAGAGTATTACAAGATGAAATacataaactaaaattagacaATTCTTCTTTGATAAACGACAATAACGAATTAAATTCTAAGTTAAAAGAGATCATAGCACAAAATACTGCTTTAGATTCGGAAAATAAGAGTAAtcttaaagaattaaatgttattaaagatAGTAATACATATCTACAAGAAAAAgtgaatattataaagaaacaaCATGAAGATGACATACAATCGCTAGAAATTTTGAGGAATGAAAATTCCGATTTAAAGAGAAAACTTGATGAAAATAATGCAAATTTCCATGAGTTacagaaaaactttaaaaacttgGAATCCGAAAACATGGTTCTTAAAAATCAGTGTGCGACCATTTctaataatgtaaaagaatTAGAAATTGAAATGCTCCAAGTACGAAATTCACATATAGaaattgaaaaggaaaagGATCATTTAAATaccgtaattaaaaatttagaaaCGCACGAAAAATCACTGGATGTTTTAAATGATGTACATACACAAACTAGTCAAGCTCACGATTTCAAAGATAAAAGTGTTCAGACGAACGTCGAAACTATAAGCAATACTTTTGATACAACTAATTTGACGAGTAGTTCTATTCAAAGTGATTATGCTGTACTGAAGGAAGAAAACAGACGTTTGCGTTCTGATATTGAAGGCCTACAAACTTATCTAACgaaaatttcaaaagaaaatagtgATCTGAACGATAAGCTAAGAGAAGTGATTACATCTAATGACAATTTTACGGAACGAAGTGAAATATCGCAGTACGATATAGAGGCccttaaaaatgaaattcaatCTGGAAGACACAAAATCGACAATTTAACAAGAGAAAATACACTACTTGCAGAAGAAAATTTGGAACTTAAAgatcaaatacattttcaaagtttgaataattcagATCCTATTAACGATCAAATAAATGACGACAAAAATTTGCATgatataactaaaaaatataataatttattagaaagaaaaaatgcTTTGGAACAAAGAGTCAAGGATTTAGAGAATGTAAACTTTTCTGCTAATGCTAATCTGCAGGAAGTACAAGAAAACAATGATAAATTGAGGCTCTCAAATGATAAATTAGGAAGGCGGTTGGATGAAGCCCTTGTTAGTCTGAGACATTTGCATTCATTGCAAGAGAACACTGAATTAGAGTatttaagaaacattttatatgaatatatgACAGGATCAGGAACACATTCTTTAACTCTAGCAAAGGTACTATCAGCAGTGGTTAAATTTAGCGACTCCCAAACTGAACTTGTTATGCAAAAGGAAAGGGAGAGGCAAGGAATT ttgcGGCAACTTGGCATTGTATGA